The genomic interval accatttCGTTAACAAGTTAGATAGTAGATACAGTCTTGTTGTTGTGTAGACGCCATGACTCCTGCCGATCGATATAATTGACTATAAAATGTCAGTTACACAACGCTAACAGTTAAAGCTGCTttaatctattgctgactctctttctttatcaacaagataaaaagtgtcagcaatagatttaatgaagctttatgCAACTGacggaaataaattaaattaatctattaatatttaatgtgcGTTTAACAGTCACTATGAAAACTACATAAGAGGAGGAATTGCCAAACAATTTCTACTAAATGGTGCATTTAACACAACAAGACTAAACAGATATGTGTGAACTTTTCTCTCTGCACAACATCATCTTCACTGTTGGAATTTACAAGCCCAACGAAATCCAATAAACTTGAACTAAGTAAGTATTTGTGTAACAGGTTACCTCGCTGTCAGGTCGCGGCGCGATGGGTGTGGGCTGACGGAACACGGCGCTAGCTTCCTCTTGCCGAGCCGCCGCCGTGCAGAATTGCGGCTTCTaaggaaacaaacaaaatacatttgttaacaacaaaattaacgACTTCCAAAAACCTAATGTGAGAAAGGAATGTTTACATCGCTCCTATAAGCCGAAGTTTAAAAGTTTCTGCTGTGATTATTTTGCCATTATTACAGATAAAAATGGATGTAGAGAGGCGGCTATATCGATCGGTCATTCCGATACCATTTtgaaccaattttattttttacctgtTTACATCAATATAACTGCACCAATTATTCATTTCCACATATACAATTGTATAGGAAAGACGAGTTGTTACCTGTACTGGTTGTTTCCTATCGTGTGAACAGACATGGATGTTTTTGCACACACAGCGGCCGCCGGGcggcgctgcgctcgcgcccACGTGCGGGTTGCCCACTAGCGCTAGTAACCGCTTCAGTctacacaaaatacaaaaacttgAAGTTTTAATACATCCCGTTTAAAAAGTCATAGTAAATAAAAGTTCtggaactattttttttttcaaatttactCCTCTTTTGGATATTTGCAAAGAAGAAAACCcgttgttttataatatttttgctattttttaaagtgatactgcatatttttcaaaagtttctATAAGATttgttaaatacatacaaacctacaaacatacaggtgaagctaataaaaagcgtgtaaaaaagcGGAAGTCTTTCCAATTTCCAAGCACCCTTATGAGgtggtttattatttattttcctttataaatCAACAGATAAACTGTCAATGTGTGTGCTCAAAAAACTGACAATTACTAACTAGATTATCAATTAAAACTGCTGGGCACAAGATTCTCTTTGACATCCTATTTACACCTTGAAAATTTGTAGTATTTGTCATACATACCTATCACTCATGACAGCGAAGCCAGTCTGAGGAGGCGGCGCTTGCGGCCTATTGATAAGCTTGCTGACCAACTTGAAAGTCCCACTATTGGCCGACGCCTTATGTTCCGGAGACGCCAGCTGTTCACCtgaccatacatacatacaccagaattactaccaaaaaaataatatttaaaaataatatgtcttATATATTGTGAGAATCAGATGATTGAACAGTGCTGAATTTTTGTGATGGTGATTTTTTTTGGGTGTTCGGTGTGGTGAAATTCGACACTGATTTTCGTCATGCATGATGCAACATAGGTTAGAAGGATTATCATCATATTTTTGTGTATGTATTGGTTTGTTGTTGTATAAGCCAGGaaaagggagtggatgtaagtataacgtctgacagagaggaatggaagaaaaagacatgttacGCTGACCCCAACTGACTTGGGAACAAGGCAGGATGATAAGCTAGGAAAAGTGTAAGGTATGGTGAGTAAAAAGGATTCTATTCGTTCTGTTAATTCATATTTGGGCTAAATCTTTCTTGTTTTCAACTTTTAAATCTGTTAAGGATTtctgcagttttatttttgatgtgaAAGTGATTGAATTTGAAAGCACGTAAGTGAGAAATTAGCAAAAGAATGAATGTGTGATAGGAAAGACCAAGAAAGCAGTGAATGAATTGCAGGGAAGGCTATACATATTTAGTCATCAGATTATAACACATACATAACAGTGAGGACTGAGGTAGGTATCAGCTTATGGCAATGGTTAAGAAAAGTGAACTTTCAACAATGAATACATATGAATGAGATTAAAACGAAcagatatacaaaaaaaaaaattaaaaatcttactCTTTCTCTCATCCCCGGACATGCCATCATTACTATCCTGACTATAAGTATTCTTAGGCGACAGAATATCATTGTCGCTTTCCCTCGCTCGCTCCTTCTCGTCTTCCACAGAACTGTCGGCCCCTTTGTCGTACTTGTCGGCTTTGTCGGACTTGTCGCGTTTGTCGGACGTCGCTGTGGGCGGGGTGGCGGTCTTCTGCGGCTGTGGGAGTGGCGGAGTGGGTTCCGCCCACCAGTAGTCTAATTCGAGCTTTGATCGGGAACCGAACTAGAATAACGGTTACAagatattttgatgttttaattattagtaCCTCGATTCTactgaaaattcattttttaacaaaactattttaagaCCCTTTTATGATTGCTATTTACTTCACAAATTATTTGTATCAATACTGGTGATATACGTATAGACACAATACAgttgacaaattaattaaacggAAATTCAACAAATTATCCACCTAGATTAGACCTAGAAAACCACCTCATTTATGACCACACAGTCTCATATAATATTTGATGTTCATTAAGTGCTGCTGTTTTCAGCCGATTTCGGATCAATGCATCTTAATTTTGACACCAAGAAGATAATCCAAAATCACCTAACTTCAAACTCACCATCAGATACAAATCTCCAATAGTCAGATCCCCTGCATCATATATACTCCAGCCCTTCCTAATCTGCCTCAATGCCAGGTCCACATCGATATCAGGCTTAGCCTCCTCCTCAACCTTGGGCGGTTCCTGAGGAGGTTCCTCTGCCTTCGGCTCTTCAGCATCCTTGTCCATGACTAGGGTATAGATACTGCCCCCACGCTTCTTTGGTCGTATTCGGAATTTTACCTGGGACAAATATTGTTTGAAGATTATAATTTAGGCAACAATGacttgtaaaatatgtatggaGAAATTAGTTACTATCAAAATGTTTATGAAGTATACAGCAATACCtattaagataaaattataaaacaggacttaaagtcaatattattaatgtCTACAATACCTTCAAATTCTTAAACTTAGTATCCTTAGCAGTTTTATCTTTCCCATCGCTCTCATTATCCGTATCACTCTTATTATATTTCTCATCGTCTTCCATTTCCGAAAAGCTGTCCTTCTCTCTTTCTGACATGTCCTTATCTCTTTCAGATAACTCTTTATCTCTTTCTGATACATCTTTGTCTCTGTCGGGTAAGTCGGCGGGGTCATCCTCAATAATTTCTCTTTCTTTTTCGTCTTCTGTGCTTGGTTTCTCCTCGTCTTCCTGTGGCATTTTGTAGTTGGCCATGAGCTCTATGCCATCTATGGCCGTCTCTTCAATGTTGATCAGTTTGTCTTGGTCGTCCATTTTGAATTTCTTTTGTTCTTCCTTGTCTTTGTCTGTGGTGCTGTCTTTGCGTTGACGCTTTGGAGTTCTGATTTTGGCTGGAAAGGTATTTGTTGTTCTATACGGGTGGtattaataatacaaataaggACAGACATTGTTCATAGGTACTGCTAATACACAGTTGAATTTTAGACATATCGTAATTTTCCAAATATCTCCTACTCAATCACTTTTTACAGTCCTAAATCTAGAATTGATATCAGTGTTGGCCAAAACATTTACATGCTGTATTTACATACAATGCGCATGCATATAGGAATTGTTGTCAAAAACTTTTACTTAGCTATAATTTCATATGTAATGCCCTTGACTTGCCTACACAAACAAATGCTTCGATGTTCTAAGTTCATTTACTCACCTCCGCCATCTTTATCTCGCTGCGAACCCATCCGCTCGAGATATGAGGAGAAGCATATCTTCTGGCTGGACAGCTGTTCGCTGGGCGAGACCACGGGCAGGTGGATGTCAGCCCCGGGCCGCGGCCCTACGTGAAGAGCTAGCTTCTTCGGCGCTTTCAGTTCTAAAGTGGATTTTGTCTATAGATATTTATTGGAAAGCAATGGGGGAGGCCTGTGTTTAGTGGAAGTATGATATGTTTATAATAACGACTtttcaaaactataaaattgTTAAGTTCGAGATGCAAATATGGGTTTTGAGATGTTCAGAAAGTGACGTTGAAGAACGAGCCTCGACTAGATAAGATCGCGTACCAAAATGTATGAGAAGTAAATTGATTTAGAATTCCATTCGAGGTACAGTCAATCTTTAAACGACTGGAATATAAAAAAAGGCAACATATTATTGAAGAAAAGTTCATGGTCTTACAATTACGAGGTCCTAAAAATAAGTAGTCACAAAAAGGCTCTTAACAAATTACCTTGCAAGATAATCCTATCAGTCTCCATATTCAGGTGTTCCACCAGCTCTCCACTGGGCTCCGTATCCTCACAAGCTCGAGGCACATCAGCGTACTCTTCTGGCTCCTTCTGCAAGTCTTCTGTCTTGACGTCCACGTCAGCTACCTTGTGCAGCTTGAACGGTGACTGGGGTCGAGTTATGGAATAGTTTGCGAGTACCTTCTAGAAGAAATCTTACGGCTGGACGGCGTTTAAGACCTGTTGTAAACTTCTAACAGCAGATTTGAAACAAACGAATAGCCATGCTtaggcttttattttatttaagcctTTTATTGGACagtacaatattttctttttgttaaggGTTGCTTTTGTATAAATTTTTGCAAAACTCAACGGCCGGTCCGCAGGCTTATTCCGATGACAAGTACGCGCAAGCCCAagtttggttatcgttacagTAATATATCGAGATCGGAAGTTGACaatacttgtatggggctaatgcgAAAATTCTATCTTTAACACGTAAATACACAGTTACATAGAACATTGGGAACGTAAGTAATTGCCGACTAATAGGTGTACGAATAGCAAGAAAGCAGCACATTGtattaagtttcataaaacagcttcacaaaatattcaatatttaatagATTCGTGACAAATTACCTACAATGTTTAACCAGCAAAAACAGCTATCACTTAATTCCTTTACATTGTATGTTTAATGGATATCACGGTTTGATCAGATCCTTGTTTACTTACACCGTGACTGCACTCGGATGcataatttttttgtgttaacaAAACCATATAATTTTCGCGTTTTACAAAGTAATACTATACATTGTTGAAGATGATTTTATCGgctgttttgtattttatttaatacattgtattttagGAACTAGTTTTATTAGTGAGTACATGTACGAGAAGCAATCTTTTTCGAGTCGTATGTGAAAACAAAGGTGGAAGTTAGTGATAATTTGTTGACGTTTTCACATCTTACATCTAGCCGGGCACGACGAACGTTCGATATGCGCTCTGGCCTACCTAACATCGCGTAGTGGTACCTTAGCAGCGTATGATCTCATCGTGTCGCCCACACATCGAGCAGCTGACGACTGCAGCAGCATCTACCACTCGCTCACCGACCGCGGTCGCGTACCTAAATTCGAGCGTACGCGCAATTGCTATTGGTCCCCTTTCTGAACTACACAGTCCATTTGAAAAATCGTCAAAATTTTCTTCAGCCGAAGCCACATGAAAAGGATACAGTTCCCCACCTATTCTGCAGCGCCCGTAGCAGTGCCCTGAGCCTGGCTCGCAGCGGCAGCGCCAGCGCGGCGCGCGGGTTGTGCGCCGCCGCCTGCACGCGCGCCCACGCCGCGCACTCGCGCGCGCGCAGACACACCTGTGCGCGCCCGCACACCCGCGCGCCCAGCGCTAGCTCTGTGCACATGGGGGAGGTGTATATGACAGTATATTGCATGGCGCCGCCGCCTGCACGCGCGCCCACGCCGCGCACTCGCGCGCGCGCAGACACACCTGTGCGCGCCCGCACACCCGCGCGCCCAGCGCTAGCTCTGTGCACATGGAGGTGTATATGACAGTATATTGCATGGCGCCGCCGCCTGCATCGCGCCCACGCCGCGCACTCGCGCGCGCAGACACACCTGTGCGCGCCACACCCGCGCGCCCAGCGCTAGCTCTGTGCACATGGGGAGGTGTATATTATATTGCATGGCGCCGCCGCCTGCATCGCGCCCACGCCGCGCACTCGCGCGCGCAGACACACCTGTGCGCGCCCGCACCCCGCGCGCCCAGCGCTAGCTCTGTGCACATGGGGAGGTGTATATGACAGTATATTGCATGGCGCCGCCGCCTGCATCGCGCGCCACGCCGCGCACGCGCGCAGACACACCTGTGCGCCCGCACACCCGCGCGCGCCAGCTCTGTGCACATGGG from Helicoverpa armigera isolate CAAS_96S chromosome 19, ASM3070526v1, whole genome shotgun sequence carries:
- the LOC110380319 gene encoding protein cramped, which gives rise to MENLLEMNRNQPVDSKVATPTPGVAKAVVAKCVKDATLSPGAPSSMEVERTELLGSLTTQQQQRTSARVIKKLRLEPPAERDKRPAKKDGSDDIPECETPSKIDEKELKFPTVKQRMPKALWSTDEKNLFFEALNEYGKDFDAITAYICAKMKKKGMPDVNLKTKTQVSHFYYRTWHKLSKHVHFDENVKKVAQELYALINYGELRKKLVSVNEKTCARLGDMVLCGSIVVRARGRNLRVRTPMCRALRRLNQITELALGARVCGRAQVCLRARECAAWARVQAAAHNPRAALALPLRARLRALLRALQNRWGTSPFKLHKVADVDVKTEDLQKEPEEYADVPRACEDTEPSGELVEHLNMETDRIILQELKAPKKLALHVGPRPGADIHLPVVSPSEQLSSQKICFSSYLERMGSQRDKDGGAKIRTPKRQRKDSTTDKDKEEQKKFKMDDQDKLINIEETAIDGIELMANYKMPQEDEEKPSTEDEKEREIIEDDPADLPDRDKDVSERDKELSERDKDMSEREKDSFSEMEDDEKYNKSDTDNESDGKDKTAKDTKFKNLKVKFRIRPKKRGGSIYTLVMDKDAEEPKAEEPPQEPPKVEEEAKPDIDVDLALRQIRKGWSIYDAGDLTIGDLYLMFGSRSKLELDYWWAEPTPPLPQPQKTATPPTATSDKRDKSDKADKYDKGADSSVEDEKERARESDNDILSPKNTYSQDSNDGMSGDERKSEQLASPEHKASANSGTFKLVSKLINRPQAPPPQTGFAVMSDRLKRLLALVGNPHVGASAAPPGGRCVCKNIHVCSHDRKQPVQKPQFCTAAARQEEASAVFRQPTPIAPRPDSEIKKREMQLEGLPRWRRGRPRLPDRRVVVQRLLPLLPKLPHSTGVSNMPVKSVPTSPPPPPRILPKPPLTASTDSLSIVYVLSESNGQFYFHDGERRIPINQTPVNTIVIKEEESTEESKANGNGVKSEADGKDDVTKSEPASERDDNAPDAAHVPPEFLSSESMSLSPSRLLHDADGWLDGAVHDFSLSSFLGHLEGRPQVDSHLQSLMAESSVDYVAKFADLAAEVTDEQDHPPDEHT